From the Streptomyces syringium genome, one window contains:
- a CDS encoding AMP-dependent synthetase/ligase, translating to MTTPPRRRLPAAPDELTLPALLLRNAEEYPELPALTWRDPDGAAPRTLSWARVRAEVAGLAAGYAALGVARGDHVLMMMGNRPEHWLSDLALVHLGAVPVSVYGTSSPEQIAHIARHSRARLAVLEGAGELARWEPLTDDATVPLERILVVDAAVAGRHTPYATLTARQPAPHDGAAFDKAWREVRPADPVTVVYTSGTTGDPKGVVITHRAVLLDCVGIDRAVDLPEHVEHLCYLPFAHIAERVLGIYLPVLRAAHVHLCDDPATVAARARELRPAEFFGVPRVWEKLTASVRAALETLPEERRRVIEAAGETARAHVAHRARGEEPPPALAAAYEAARQQVLVPLLALAGLDRLMWAGSATAPMPREVVDFWTGFGIVIMDGWGLTETSGVVTLNAPADFRLGSVGRPLDGVEVRTAADGELEVRGEIVCAGYLRADGSVESATNAEGWFPTGDIGRIDEDGFVWVVDRKKEIIVTSTGKNVSPALVENALKEHPLVGQAFVHGDGRSYLVALLVLDAELTRPWAARHGIDAAPDALADHPAVRAEIDRAVAAANARLNRTEQIKRYRLLTREWGPATGELTPSLKLRRRVVREKYAAEIEELYAP from the coding sequence TTGACCACGCCCCCGCGCCGTCGACTCCCCGCCGCACCGGACGAACTCACCCTCCCCGCGCTGCTGCTGCGCAACGCCGAGGAATACCCCGAACTACCCGCCCTGACCTGGCGCGACCCCGATGGCGCCGCACCGCGCACGCTCAGCTGGGCGCGGGTCCGCGCCGAGGTCGCGGGCCTCGCCGCGGGCTACGCCGCGCTCGGCGTCGCGCGCGGTGACCATGTGCTGATGATGATGGGCAACCGGCCCGAACACTGGCTCAGCGACCTCGCCCTCGTCCACCTCGGCGCCGTCCCCGTCTCGGTCTACGGCACCTCCTCGCCCGAGCAGATCGCCCACATCGCCCGGCACAGCCGGGCCCGGCTGGCCGTGCTCGAAGGGGCGGGCGAGCTGGCCCGCTGGGAGCCGCTGACCGACGACGCCACGGTTCCCCTGGAGAGGATCCTGGTCGTCGACGCCGCGGTGGCCGGACGGCACACCCCCTACGCGACGCTCACCGCGCGGCAGCCGGCACCCCACGACGGCGCGGCCTTCGACAAGGCCTGGCGGGAGGTGCGCCCCGCCGACCCGGTGACCGTCGTCTACACCTCGGGCACCACCGGCGACCCCAAGGGTGTGGTGATCACCCACCGTGCCGTGCTGCTCGACTGCGTCGGCATCGACCGCGCCGTCGACCTCCCCGAGCACGTCGAGCACCTGTGCTATCTGCCCTTCGCGCACATCGCGGAACGGGTGCTCGGCATCTACCTCCCCGTCCTGCGGGCCGCACACGTCCACCTCTGTGACGACCCGGCCACCGTGGCGGCCCGGGCACGCGAGCTGCGCCCGGCGGAGTTCTTCGGGGTGCCGCGGGTGTGGGAGAAGCTGACCGCGTCCGTCCGGGCCGCGCTGGAGACCCTGCCGGAGGAGCGGCGGCGGGTGATCGAGGCCGCGGGCGAGACGGCCCGCGCGCACGTGGCGCACCGGGCCCGCGGCGAGGAGCCACCGCCCGCGCTGGCGGCCGCGTACGAGGCGGCCCGGCAGCAGGTGCTCGTGCCGTTGCTGGCCCTGGCGGGCCTGGACAGGCTGATGTGGGCCGGCAGCGCCACCGCCCCGATGCCGCGGGAAGTCGTCGACTTCTGGACCGGGTTCGGCATTGTGATCATGGACGGGTGGGGGCTGACCGAGACCTCGGGCGTGGTGACCCTGAACGCGCCGGCCGACTTCCGCCTCGGGTCCGTGGGCCGCCCGCTCGACGGGGTGGAGGTGCGGACGGCCGCCGACGGCGAGCTCGAAGTGCGCGGCGAGATCGTCTGCGCCGGATATCTGCGGGCGGACGGGTCGGTGGAGAGCGCGACCAACGCCGAGGGCTGGTTTCCCACCGGTGACATCGGGCGGATCGACGAGGACGGCTTCGTCTGGGTCGTCGACCGCAAGAAGGAGATCATCGTGACCTCGACGGGCAAGAACGTCTCGCCCGCGCTCGTCGAGAACGCCCTCAAGGAACACCCGCTCGTCGGCCAGGCGTTCGTCCACGGCGACGGGCGGTCCTATCTCGTCGCCCTGCTCGTCCTCGATGCCGAGCTGACCCGCCCCTGGGCCGCCCGGCACGGCATCGACGCCGCCCCGGACGCCCTGGCGGACCACCCGGCTGTGCGGGCGGAGATCGACCGGGCCGTGGCGGCGGCCAACGCGCGGCTGAACCGCACCGAGCAGATCAAGCGGTACCGGCTGCTCACCCGCGAGTGGGGCCCGGCGACGGGGGAGCTGACGCCCTCGCTCAAGCTGCGGCGGCGGGTCGTACGGGAGAAGTACGCCGCGGAGATCGAGGAGTTGTACGCCCCGTGA
- a CDS encoding 3-hydroxyacyl-CoA dehydrogenase NAD-binding domain-containing protein, whose translation MSESTTIRWEQSGDGVVTLVLDDPNQSANTMNDAFRTSLQAVADRLEAERASVTGVIVTSAKKTFFAGGDLKDMIRIGPAEAQQAFDAGMAIKRDLRRIETLGVPVVAAINGAALGGGYEIALACHHRVALDAPGTKIGLPEVTLGLLPAGGGVTRTVRLLGITDALLKVLLQGKQYDPRRALEAGLIHETAATGDELLAKARAFVAAHPESRQPWDVKGYRIPGGTPSNPRFAADLPAFPASLKKQLAGAPYPAPRNILAAAVEGSQVDFETAQVIEARYFTELVTGQISKNMIQAFFFDLQAVNAGRSRPQGTAPRTVRKVAVLGAGMMGAGIAYSCARAGIEVVLKDVTAEAAAKGKAYSEGLLAKALSRGRTTEAKRDELLARITPTADPQDLAGCDAVIEAVFEDPALKHKVFQEIQHIVEPDALLCSNTSTLPITVLAEGVERPADFVGLHFFSPVDKMPLVEIIKGARTGDEALARAFDLVRQIRKTPIVVNDSRGFFTSRVIGRFINEGVAMIGEGVDPASVEQAAAQAGYPAKVLSLMDELTLTLPRRIRDETRRAVEAAGGTWAPHPADAVIDRMVDEFGRTGRSGGAGFYDYADGKRTGLWPGLREHFGRDTGRDGALPPVPFADMKDRMLFSEALDTVRCLEENVLTSVADANIGSLLGIGFPGWTGGVLQFINGYEGGLPGFVARARELQAAYGDRFEPPALLVEKAEQGGTFR comes from the coding sequence ATGAGCGAGAGCACCACCATCCGCTGGGAGCAGAGCGGCGACGGCGTCGTCACCCTCGTCCTGGACGACCCGAACCAGTCGGCCAACACCATGAACGACGCGTTCCGGACGTCCCTCCAGGCGGTCGCCGACCGCCTGGAGGCCGAGCGCGCCTCGGTGACCGGCGTCATCGTCACCTCCGCGAAGAAGACCTTCTTCGCGGGCGGCGACCTCAAGGACATGATCAGGATCGGGCCCGCCGAGGCCCAGCAGGCCTTCGACGCGGGCATGGCCATCAAGCGCGACCTGCGCCGCATCGAGACCCTCGGAGTGCCCGTCGTCGCCGCGATCAACGGCGCCGCCCTCGGCGGCGGCTACGAGATCGCCCTCGCCTGCCACCACCGCGTCGCGCTCGACGCCCCCGGCACCAAGATCGGCCTGCCCGAGGTCACCCTCGGCCTGCTCCCGGCGGGCGGTGGCGTCACCCGCACGGTCCGGCTGCTCGGCATCACCGACGCGCTGCTGAAGGTCCTCCTCCAGGGCAAGCAGTACGACCCGCGCCGCGCCCTGGAGGCGGGCCTGATCCACGAGACCGCGGCCACCGGCGACGAACTGCTCGCCAAGGCCCGCGCCTTCGTCGCCGCCCACCCCGAGTCCCGGCAGCCCTGGGACGTCAAGGGGTACAGGATCCCCGGCGGTACCCCGTCCAACCCCCGCTTCGCGGCCGACCTGCCCGCCTTCCCGGCGAGCCTGAAGAAGCAGCTCGCGGGCGCCCCCTACCCCGCCCCGCGCAACATCCTGGCCGCCGCCGTCGAGGGCTCCCAGGTCGACTTCGAGACCGCCCAGGTCATCGAGGCCCGCTACTTCACGGAGCTGGTCACCGGGCAGATCTCCAAGAACATGATCCAGGCCTTCTTCTTCGACCTCCAGGCCGTCAACGCGGGCCGCAGCCGCCCGCAGGGCACCGCCCCCCGCACGGTCCGCAAGGTCGCCGTCCTCGGCGCCGGCATGATGGGCGCGGGCATCGCGTACTCCTGCGCCCGGGCCGGCATCGAGGTGGTCCTCAAGGACGTCACGGCCGAGGCCGCGGCCAAGGGCAAGGCCTACTCCGAGGGCCTGCTCGCCAAGGCGCTCTCCCGCGGCCGCACCACCGAGGCGAAGCGCGACGAACTGCTCGCCCGGATCACCCCCACCGCCGACCCGCAGGACCTCGCCGGCTGTGACGCCGTCATCGAGGCGGTCTTCGAGGACCCGGCCCTCAAGCACAAGGTGTTCCAGGAGATCCAGCACATCGTCGAGCCCGACGCGCTGCTGTGCTCCAACACCTCCACCCTGCCCATCACCGTCCTGGCCGAAGGCGTGGAGCGCCCGGCGGACTTCGTGGGCCTGCACTTCTTCTCGCCCGTCGACAAGATGCCGCTGGTGGAGATCATCAAGGGAGCGCGGACCGGCGACGAGGCCCTCGCCCGCGCCTTCGACCTCGTCCGGCAGATCCGCAAGACGCCCATCGTGGTCAACGACTCGCGCGGCTTCTTCACCTCACGCGTCATCGGCCGGTTCATCAACGAGGGCGTGGCCATGATCGGCGAAGGCGTCGACCCCGCCTCCGTCGAACAGGCCGCCGCCCAGGCCGGCTACCCCGCCAAGGTGCTCTCCCTGATGGACGAGCTGACCCTCACCCTGCCGCGCCGGATCCGCGACGAGACGCGGCGCGCGGTCGAGGCCGCCGGCGGCACCTGGGCACCGCACCCCGCCGACGCCGTCATCGACCGGATGGTGGACGAGTTCGGCCGCACGGGCCGCTCCGGCGGCGCAGGCTTCTACGACTACGCCGACGGCAAGCGGACCGGTCTGTGGCCGGGCCTGCGCGAGCACTTCGGCCGGGACACCGGGCGGGACGGGGCCCTCCCGCCCGTGCCCTTCGCGGACATGAAGGACCGCATGCTCTTCTCCGAGGCGCTGGACACCGTCCGCTGCCTGGAGGAGAACGTCCTGACCTCCGTCGCCGACGCCAACATCGGCTCCCTGCTGGGCATCGGCTTCCCCGGCTGGACGGGCGGGGTGCTCCAGTTCATCAACGGCTACGAGGGCGGGCTGCCCGGCTTCGTGGCCCGAGCCCGGGAGCTCCAGGCCGCCTACGGCGACCGCTTCGAGCCGCCCGCGCTGCTGGTGGAGAAGGCGGAACAGGGCGGCACGTTCCGCTAG
- a CDS encoding M1 family metallopeptidase, whose product MRHRLIVPSAAAACLLLAIPASAADATPGAPGVGDSYYPAAGNGGYDVSHYDLRLKYQPKTDKLEGTATLIATPTQTLSRFNLDFALDVSEVLVNGKKATFAKSGSHEVEVTPAAPLEKDKQISVVVRYSGVPSQVKVDGSTAWLRTPDGAAIAGEPEGSIWWFPSNDHPTDKATYDISVSVPDDVQAISNGVLASKSSKLGWTRYNWRATKPQATYLTTLAVGRFDITTDTTTNGLPVVNAYSKDLGDNAASAKASVERTTEVLDWGGKVFGPYPFNAAGGYVPNVPTGYALETQTRPFYSPKGFANGANVSLVVHELAHQWFGDSVSVKNWRDIWVNEGFATYSQWLWSEKEGEGTAQELADYIYTSIPADNAFWKVKPGDPGAENQFHTAVYNRGAVALQALRNTVGDKTFFAILKDWTAANKFGNASVQDFVKFAEKASGKPLQKLFDTWLFTTSKPSKASAAKAGIGKAAATGKAGKGVSADGSGKVAEPKSWKKIQSAQSAHRH is encoded by the coding sequence GTGCGTCACAGACTCATCGTTCCGAGTGCGGCCGCCGCCTGCCTGCTGCTGGCGATCCCGGCGTCGGCAGCCGACGCCACGCCGGGGGCACCGGGCGTCGGAGACTCCTACTATCCGGCCGCCGGCAACGGCGGGTACGACGTGTCCCACTACGACCTGCGGCTGAAGTACCAGCCGAAGACGGACAAGCTGGAGGGCACGGCGACGCTGATCGCCACCCCCACCCAGACGTTGTCCCGCTTCAACCTCGACTTCGCGCTCGATGTGAGCGAGGTGCTGGTCAATGGCAAGAAGGCGACGTTCGCCAAGTCCGGCTCCCACGAGGTGGAGGTCACCCCCGCCGCCCCGCTGGAGAAGGACAAGCAGATCAGCGTGGTCGTCCGCTACAGCGGCGTGCCGTCCCAGGTGAAGGTCGACGGATCCACGGCCTGGCTGCGCACGCCGGACGGCGCGGCCATCGCGGGCGAGCCGGAGGGCTCGATCTGGTGGTTCCCGAGCAACGACCACCCGACCGACAAGGCCACGTACGACATCTCCGTGTCGGTACCGGACGACGTCCAGGCGATCAGCAACGGCGTCCTGGCGTCGAAGAGTTCGAAGCTCGGATGGACGCGCTACAACTGGCGCGCCACCAAGCCGCAGGCCACGTATCTGACCACCCTCGCGGTCGGCAGGTTCGACATCACGACGGACACCACGACCAACGGTCTGCCGGTCGTGAACGCCTACAGCAAGGACCTGGGCGACAACGCGGCGTCGGCGAAGGCCAGCGTCGAGCGCACCACCGAGGTTCTCGACTGGGGCGGCAAGGTCTTCGGCCCGTACCCGTTCAACGCGGCCGGCGGCTATGTGCCGAACGTGCCGACGGGCTACGCGCTGGAGACCCAGACCCGTCCGTTCTACAGCCCCAAGGGCTTCGCGAACGGCGCGAACGTCTCGCTGGTCGTGCACGAGCTGGCGCACCAGTGGTTCGGTGACAGCGTCTCGGTGAAGAACTGGCGCGACATCTGGGTCAACGAGGGCTTCGCGACGTACTCGCAGTGGCTGTGGTCGGAGAAGGAGGGCGAGGGCACCGCCCAGGAGCTGGCCGACTACATCTACACCTCGATCCCGGCGGACAACGCCTTCTGGAAGGTCAAGCCGGGCGACCCGGGTGCGGAGAACCAGTTCCACACCGCCGTCTACAACCGTGGCGCGGTCGCCCTCCAGGCGCTGCGCAACACGGTGGGCGACAAGACGTTCTTCGCGATCCTCAAGGACTGGACGGCGGCGAACAAGTTCGGCAACGCCTCGGTCCAGGACTTCGTGAAGTTCGCGGAGAAGGCGTCGGGCAAGCCGCTCCAGAAACTCTTCGACACCTGGCTGTTCACCACGTCGAAGCCCTCGAAGGCGAGCGCGGCGAAGGCGGGCATCGGCAAGGCCGCCGCCACGGGCAAGGCGGGCAAGGGCGTGTCGGCCGACGGGTCCGGCAAGGTCGCCGAGCCCAAGTCGTGGAAGAAGATCCAGTCCGCGCAGAGCGCGCACAGGCACTGA
- a CDS encoding MerR family transcriptional regulator — protein MATDSGEPTLTVDELAARAGVTVRTVRFYSTRGLLPPPEIGPRRVGHYGPDHLSRLALIEELQHQGLTLAAIERYVHQLPPDLSAHDLAIHRAMVASWLPDKAEEATQAQLERRAGRALSEEDIDRLTALNVLERMGEQEGASGAGDAFRVDPGLLRLGVRLLDVPIALETILAARTVLLEHARSTARELTRLFEGEVDTGNIEAMKSLSAHMQPLVVQALVTAFQRSLKQELRAMYAAGEP, from the coding sequence ATGGCCACGGATTCCGGGGAACCCACCCTCACCGTCGACGAGTTGGCCGCCCGCGCGGGGGTCACCGTCCGGACGGTCCGTTTCTACAGCACCCGGGGGCTGCTGCCCCCGCCGGAGATCGGGCCGCGCCGGGTCGGACACTACGGCCCGGACCATCTGTCCCGGCTGGCGCTGATCGAGGAGTTGCAGCACCAGGGGCTGACGCTCGCCGCCATCGAACGCTATGTGCACCAGCTGCCGCCGGACCTCAGCGCGCACGACCTGGCCATCCACCGGGCCATGGTGGCGTCCTGGCTGCCGGACAAGGCGGAGGAGGCCACCCAGGCCCAGCTGGAGCGACGCGCCGGGCGGGCGCTGTCCGAGGAGGACATCGACCGGCTGACGGCGCTGAACGTCCTGGAGCGGATGGGCGAGCAGGAGGGTGCGAGCGGCGCCGGGGACGCGTTCCGGGTGGACCCGGGGCTGCTGCGGCTGGGGGTGCGGCTGCTGGACGTGCCGATCGCGCTGGAGACGATCCTCGCGGCCCGCACGGTGCTGCTGGAGCACGCCCGCTCCACGGCCCGGGAGCTGACGAGGCTCTTCGAGGGCGAGGTGGACACGGGGAACATCGAGGCGATGAAGTCGCTGTCGGCCCATATGCAGCCGCTGGTGGTGCAGGCCCTGGTGACGGCGTTCCAGCGGTCGCTGAAGCAGGAGCTGCGGGCGATGTACGCGGCCGGGGAGCCGTAG